Proteins from a single region of Gossypium arboreum isolate Shixiya-1 chromosome 1, ASM2569848v2, whole genome shotgun sequence:
- the LOC108482465 gene encoding protein CUP-SHAPED COTYLEDON 3-like: MFLHSFQSQQLAFTLNKMLAVEEVLSELGGEEVNEQGLPPGFRFHPTDEELITFYLASKVFNGSFCGVDIAEVDLNRCEPWELPDVAKMGAREWYFFSLRDRKYPTGVRTNRATGAGYWKATGKDREVYSASTGALLGMKKTLVFYKGRAPRGVKTMWVMHEYRLDGDFSCRHTCKEEWVICRIIHKTGEKKNGVAAAQGLGYILELSSLSSTTKTTNCFRPLLETSTPLLESQTQTSMQAAHNSFLEHDLKSLINPVVYPANGFQPSFTATPTTFSSTPDKNASSNSSAAASMLFKSLLSHQECVLREQAAATIPKQCKTEANFSNFQLPDSTLSWMEKMHPNPCQDPMFFDVDYNNSVLGFAEL, from the exons ATGTTCCTCCATTCATTCCAGTCACAACAACTAGCCTTTACTCTCAACAAGATGTTAGCAGTGGAGGAAGTTTTAAGTGAACTTGGCGGGGAAGAAGTGAACGAGCAAGGGTTGCCGCCGGGATTTAGGTTTCACCCCACTGATGAAGAACTCATAACATTTTATTTGGCTTCAAAGGTATTCAATGGAAGCTTCTGTGGAGTGGACATTGCTGAGGTTGACCTTAACCGATGTGAACCTTGGGAGCTTCCAG ATGTGGCGAAAATGGGGGCAAGGGAGTGGTACTTCTTCAGCCTGAGGGACAGGAAATATCCAACGGGAGTGAGAACAAATAGAGCGACTGGAGCTGGGTACTGGAAAGCCACCGGAAAAGATAGGGAAGTGTACAGTGCCTCCACTGGAGCTTTACTTGGCATGAAAAAAACCCTTGTTTTCTACAAAGGCAGAGCACCCCGTGGAGTGAAGACGATGTGGGTCATGCATGAGTACCGTTTAGACGGTGACTTCTCCTGCCGCCACACGTGCAAG GAAGAATGGGTGATTTGCAGAATAATACACAAAACAGGTGAGAAGAAAAATGGGGTAGCTGCTGCGCAAGGGCTAGGCTATATCTTGGAACTTTCTTCAttatcttcaacaacaaaaacaacaaaTTGCTTCCGTCCACTGCTTGAAACCTCAACTCCGTTGTTAGAATCTCAAACCCAAACTTCAATGCAGGCTGCCCATAACTCTTTTCTGGAACATGACCTGAAAAGCTTAATAAACCCGGTTGTGTATCCAGCTAATGGGTTCCAACCCTCCTTTACAGCCACTCCCACCACCTTTAGTAGCACACCCGACAAGAACGCCAGCAGCAACTCATCAGCAGCCGCATCGATGCTCTTCAAGTCCCTCCTCTCACATCAAGAATGCGTTTTGAGGGAACAAGCAGCTGCTACTATTCCCAAACAGTGCAAGACAGAAGCTAACTTTTCCAATTTCCAACTGCCTGATTCCACCTTGAGTTGGATGGAGAAGATGCATCCCAACCCTTGTCAAGATCCCATGTTTTTCGACGTGGATTATAATAATAGTGTGTTGGGGTTCGCTGAACTCTGA